The sequence GCGCCAACTCGACCTGGGTCACCCCAAGCGGCTTCACAAACTCCTCGAGGAGCATCTCACCAGGATGCGTCGGCGGGCGCCTGCGCGGCAGCCGGCCAGGACCGGGCCTAGTGGTAGTCCGTGATTTCGACCTGGTAGGCATGGCCGTCCTTCCAAACGAAACAGATCCGGTACTGTTCGTTGATCCGGATACTGTGTTGTCCCACGCGGTTCCCCTTCAATCGCTCGAAGTGATTGCCGGGGGGCCCTTTCAGCTCAGCTACATCCCGCACGCGGTTGATCTGGTCGAGTTTCCTGCGCGCAACGGCCCAAAGCACCTGCGGGCAGCATCTTCGCGCGACGCCAGAGGCGATGCCATCAAAGATGTCTTCCGTGCCGGCATTGCGGAACGACTGTATCATGCGCCTCATTATAATGGGGTCCGTTATAGCCGTCAAGCGCCTGCGCCGAGGCGCGACGAGCATCCACACGACATGCCGAGATGCCTAACTCTCAGCATCAGCGGCCGCGCGCAGCGCCGTCCGCTCCATGCTGTTGCTAGGCGGAGCCATCGAAGCACTATCTGTCATGCTGGGTGCCTGGCCGGCGTTGCGCCACGTGCCAAAGGACGCCGGAGGGGTCGACCAAGTAGGCGATCCGCAGGCCCCATGGCTGGACAGTCGGCGGCTTTGGTGCAGGTACGCCGAAACTTGCAGGCAGATCAAGTGACGACATGTGCGTCCACCACGCATCAAGGTCGTCCACCATGAGTTGCATCATGAAGTTCTCCGCCCAGTCTTTCTGGAAGTAATTCTGCAGGACGAAGCTGCTCGCCCCTATTCCGAAGATTGCCACCTCGTCATCCAGTACCTTCGTGAAGCCCAGAGCTTCATAGAAGCGCTTGGACAAGCTGAAGTCTTTTGCCGGCAGGAATGGCCGGGCCAATTCGGTGCCCTCGGGGACTGATGCACTCATAGATCCCTCACTCGTGTAACCGCCTAACACCAGCTTCAGCAGCGAAGACGGCTGGTGCGGGCCGTGCGCAAGCACGGACCGTGACAGGTGGCTTCGTCTGCTGCAAGCTCTGGTTAGGTGGATCGCAGGCCATCCGCTGGACCGTGGCGATACCTGCACCCACCCAACACCGGACACCTACTCTGCATCCCCTGGGCGACTCCACCCGGGGATGAAAGAGACAGATTCCACTATCAGTTGCCATTCGTCTTCATGGAGCCCGCCAACATTCTTGACGACGACCTTGCATGCGCGCCCAAACCTCTCTCTGTCAACGGGCCCCCTGCAGGGGCGGCTATTGGCGCGGAAGATCAGGACAACTCCCGCGAACCCCGCGTATTCCCGGTCGCGCTTGACGTCAATCGCCTGCCTCGAACTTCGGTCTCCCAGTCGCAAAGCCCCCGGCGGCATACCCGGGCGATTGATGGCCATGTATGGCACTAGACGGCAACCCGGAAACAGCGCGCCAAATGCCGTGTCAGCTTCGAGTCTCGTGGCCACAAATGCAAGGTCGCACGGTGTGGGGAAATCCAAGCTAATCCAACAACCCGGTGTTCGTGCGCCGGCTTCGGCACAATAGCGCGAGATTGAGGTAACGCCATTTGCGCGCAGCCATTCGACGATCGGCGCCGCGCAGTGCTGAGACATGATTTCTGCCCCAGTTGACGGTCCTGACAGTTGAAATGATTGCCATACTGCGCTCGCTGATCCCGCTCGATCCATCGAAGCGCTTTCGATTGCCGCGATGCCATCGCAACACGACACAAGGCTCGCATTGCGAGCGACTGCGCAGTCTGGCGTTCCATCTCCACATATGATCAGCGATCTCAACAGATGCGGCCCGGCCGCCGCCGGATTCTCCCGGTAAACAGGATTGTGCGGGTCGCCGGTAACGCAGGCGGTTGCGCGACCAAGACGCAGCGCCTTACTCATAAACCGCGTTTCTTCACTGAGGTAGGCGAGCCCAACCACGTGACCAGGGTCGAAGTGCGCGATGGCCAGTTCAAAGGCTTCGTCGCAATCATCGGCGGCCATCAGCGTTGATGTGCCGCCAGTCGCCGCAACAAAGACTACCGCGCACAAGAACCTGCGTGCGTGCCGGAATTTGCGCCCTGCCCTCAACATACGATGCCGCCGTTCCATTCAGCGCAAGATTGCCACATCACGCCTTTCTCCCTTGGCGCATCTCGCACCTAACACCAGCTTCAGCAGCGAAGACGTCTGGCGCGGCGCCTGCGCAAGCAGGCGACGTGACAGGCGGCTTCGTCTGCTGCAAGCAGAGGTTAGCTCGCCACCCCTAGAACTCATCCTCATGGCGCCATCCGGCATGCGCTCGCTCCACGAGCAGCGTGTCGTTGACGATTGCCCGTGGAGGCAGTGCACGATGCTCCTGCGAAAGCAAGTCAATGCGCCATTGTCTGTCGCCGTCCCAGAGCCAATGAGAGCCCGATCCGTTCGGAAATCGAATCGTCGCTCGAAAGACGGGAAACGACTGCGCCTCCGCCGGCACAGGCGCTTGCCCAACAATTTGTGCAATTCCGCGATGGCATGCCGCGCCGAGTGGAAAGAACGTAACGAACTGCGTGCGCATTGCTGCCAATTCAGCGGCAGTCGTGTCGCCAGCTATCGACGCGGGCGCCGACGCTGGACCGAGTACTCGCAACAGTGGCCCGTACATCTTGTGCCTATGTGTGTATTGCGCGTAGGCGGCGGCACCAGAGGCGTCGACAATGCGCACGACGTCGCCAATTCTCGGCCGCACACGCGCTTTGTCGGTCACGCCACAATCCTTCGATTAGCTAACACCTTGCTTCAGCAGCGAAGACGGCTGGCGCGGGCCGTGCCCTGCACCCGGACCGTGACAGGCGGCTTAATCTGCTGCAAGCTGATTATATGAGTACGCTCGATGCCCGATCTCCAGGGCAGGCCGAAAGCAACGAGCCCTCATGAGTCTACGCCTGCCGCAAGTCACAATCAATGACCTTGCCCAAAGCCGCCCCGGATCGACCTACCGGCCACGAGTACGATTGGGTCCCAGACTCCAGCCCGCAGCCCGATAAGCCCGCCTGTTTGAAGCAAATTCGGCCGTCGCAACACGTCCACGCCGCCGAAGCCCGCCCGTTCCTTCAATTGCCGACCGTTCGGGGCAACGCAAGGCCAGGCACGATTCCGGCGCCAATAGTACGGCGAGCTCGGCGCACTTTGAAGCTTCTGCCCGCCAGATCCACCGCGAACTTCGTGGCGGCTGTCAGCCGGAATTGATCCCGACTCCAGGCGAGTGAAGTGACTCCGAGATCCAGGCTTGTCAGGATGATTCCGCCTGCCGGGCGATGGAGGCGACCTTCAGTTTCAGCCGGCTGCCAGCAATGCGACGGCCGCAAGATCAACGATCATGGACTCGAGTGCGATCGCAGGCACGTTCGCCGTGGTCAGCGCGGCAAATTGCCGCCAGACTCAATGCCGCGGCCGGGCGCGACCGCCAGCAAAACAAAGTTCATGCACTGCCCTATCCATATAACACCAGCTTCAGCAGCGAAGTCGGCTGGCGCGGGCCGTGCTTTGCACGGACCGTGACAGGCGGCTTCGTCTGCTGCAAGCTCTGGTTAGGCCGCCCTAGAGCTCACGCCGCACCGACAGCAGCTCGAGCCGCCCCGGCCCTACCCACTCGATCTCGTAAAAAGCACGGCCGTCGGTTACAACGAATCGATGCGGGTCAAACCACTTGGCAAACCTGAACGGTTTTTCACAATGACCACCGATTTCGCCGTCGATAATCCCTGGGGTCACAATTCTCACGTTCCGCTCTAGCCGAATGCGATTGAGGTAGACGCCTTCGATTCGGCTGGCTGGCCAACTGTACACCATTGCCTGCAATTCTTCGGGCTGGGTTATAGTCGAAAGTTGTGGATGAGCTGATCACGAAAGCGGCGTATCCTCCCCATGCCAAACTCCAACACCTCAAACGAGGTGGAAAGGATACGCCATGGGAAAGATAAGCCAGATCGGGGCCTCGGGTCCACAGCAGAATGCCACGGACGTGCTGACGGAGATCCTGCGAGCCGGCTCGCACCAGCTGCTGGCAGCGGCCCTGGAGGTCGAGATTCAGGAGTTCCTGGGCCGGTACGCGGACCAGAAGGACGAGCACGGCCGGCAGCGCGTGGTGCGCAACGGCTTCCACAAGCCGCGTGAGGTCCAGACGGGCATCGGCGCCATCGAGGTCAAGGCGCCGCGCGCGCGGGACCGGGAGCCGTCCGGCGACCAGATCAGGTTCACGTCGTCGATCCTGCCGCCGTATTTGCGGCGCAGCAAGAGCATCGAGGACCTGTTGCCCTGGCTGTACCTGAAGGGCGTCTCGACGGGCGACTTCGGCGACGCGCTGGCATCGCTGCTCGGCCCGAACGCGCCGGGGCTGTCGGCTTCGACGATCAGCCGGCTGAAGCAGGCTTGGGAAGCTGACTACGCGGGCTGGAACCAGCGCGACCTGTCGACGAAGCGGTACGTGTACGTGTGGGCCGACGGCGTCTACTTCCAGGCTCGGCTTGAGGAGCAGAAGCAGTGCATCCTGGTGCTGATGGGCTCGACGCCGAGCGGGGACAAGGAGCTGATCGCGATCCAGGATGGGTTCCGCGAGAGCGAGCAGTCCTGGCTCGATCTGCTCGAGGACGTCAAACGCCACGGCTTGGTGGTGTCGCCTAAGCTGGCGGTCGGCGACGGTGCACTTGTAAGCGTCCGACCCCGCGCGTATTCCCCCGCCCCTGATTTCGCGGCATGATGCCGCCTCCCCAACCCGGAGGTGCCTCATGTCCAGCCGTCGTCGTACTCCCGCCGAGATCGCAACCATCATCTCGCAGTTCCACGCCAGCGGCCTGAGCCAGCGTGATTTCGCCCAGCGACACGACTTCAGCGTCGGCTCCCTGGGCCGCTGGCTGCAGCGCCAGCCGACGCCGCCGACCGCCCCCAAGTTCGTCCGCGTGGTCCCGGCCGCGACGCCGACACCGCCGTCGTGGTTCGAACTCGCCTTGCCCGACGGCCGCCGCCTGCGCATCCCCGCCGGCTGCGACGAGTCGGCGCTGCGCTCGCTGCTGGGCGTGCTCGCCGAATGCTGACCGTCCCCGAAAGCGTGTGCATCTACCTGGCGGCCGGCCCGACCGACATGCGCAAGTCGTTCGACACGCTGGCGGCGTTGACGCGGGACGTGATCGGCCAGGACCCGCGTTCGGGCCACCTGTTCGTGTTCTGCAACCGCAACCGCGACCGCCTGAAGATCCTGCACTGGGAGAGCAGCGGCTACTGGCTATTGAGCAAGCGGCTCGAAAAGGGAACGTTCGCGTGGCCGGCCGCGGGCGCGGCTCGCGTGACGTTGACGGCGACGGAGTTGGCGGTGCTGCTCGGCGGTCTCGATGTGCGCGACACGCGAAAACGCCCTTGGTACGGCCGGAAAACTACAAGTTCCGCGTGATCGTGCTTGAAATGCGCGCGTGATCGTGTATGCTGCGCGCATGGACAACAACGCGCGCAATCACGAAGCCGAACTCGAAGCGCTGCGCGCGGTCAATGCCCCGCTGCTGGATGGACTCCTTGGCGAGCTGCATCACCTGCGCAGCGAGAACGCCTACCTCAAGCACGCCCTGGCACGACTGAATCATCGCCTCTATGGCCGCAGCAGCGAGAAGGTCGATCCCGGCCAGCTCGAACTGGCGCTGCAACTCGACGCCGCGGTGGCCGCCGCAGCCGAGGATCTGGTCACGGTTCCTCCCGGCCTCGCAGAGGCTCCCGATGCCGAGGTGGTCGCGCCGACGCCGAAGAAGCGCCGCCCGA is a genomic window of bacterium containing:
- a CDS encoding type II toxin-antitoxin system RelE/ParE family toxin is translated as MIQSFRNAGTEDIFDGIASGVARRCCPQVLWAVARRKLDQINRVRDVAELKGPPGNHFERLKGNRVGQHSIRINEQYRICFVWKDGHAYQVEITDYH
- a CDS encoding glyoxalase, whose amino-acid sequence is MSASVPEGTELARPFLPAKDFSLSKRFYEALGFTKVLDDEVAIFGIGASSFVLQNYFQKDWAENFMMQLMVDDLDAWWTHMSSLDLPASFGVPAPKPPTVQPWGLRIAYLVDPSGVLWHVAQRRPGTQHDR
- a CDS encoding transposase, encoding MGKISQIGASGPQQNATDVLTEILRAGSHQLLAAALEVEIQEFLGRYADQKDEHGRQRVVRNGFHKPREVQTGIGAIEVKAPRARDREPSGDQIRFTSSILPPYLRRSKSIEDLLPWLYLKGVSTGDFGDALASLLGPNAPGLSASTISRLKQAWEADYAGWNQRDLSTKRYVYVWADGVYFQARLEEQKQCILVLMGSTPSGDKELIAIQDGFRESEQSWLDLLEDVKRHGLVVSPKLAVGDGALVSVRPRAYSPAPDFAA
- the tnpB gene encoding IS66 family insertion sequence element accessory protein TnpB — protein: MLTVPESVCIYLAAGPTDMRKSFDTLAALTRDVIGQDPRSGHLFVFCNRNRDRLKILHWESSGYWLLSKRLEKGTFAWPAAGAARVTLTATELAVLLGGLDVRDTRKRPWYGRKTTSSA